One genomic region from Solwaraspora sp. WMMD792 encodes:
- a CDS encoding alkaline phosphatase D family protein has protein sequence MTDGTTAGGPDPQHRPAAGPRLLIGPLLRRVVGRQATIWVETDAPATVRVATTGTAGGSARTFSAFGHHYALVVVDGLAPGSSHRYEVFLDDRRVWPEPDSPYPGSVIRTRRADDGAQPVRLIFGSCRETTQHSTARRLPPDALDAYARRLAGLDPAGGDWPDLLLLLGDQVYADETSPVIRRFLRRRRRHRGLPPGAPADQVVSFPEYTRLYLESWRDPEIRWLLSTVPSVMIFDDHEVIDDWNTSAAWRARMLGEPWWPERISSGLASYWVYQHLGNLAPDEVAADPVFRAVTAADDATDVLREFGARVDAEADVAHDPQRWSQVQYQWSFSLGIGRTRVIVLDNRCSRVLRPGARSMLPAGEWAWFTDRAHGRYDHLVVGASLPWLMPPGIHHLESWNERLAESPRRWVAAASEWLRQALDLEHWAAFRRSFDDLGQLFARVGAGPAAVDGTQPDRVGAGPGYPPPASISMLSGDVHHSYVARAVLPGRVRTPVHQLTCSPIHNQVPALMRPLMRLGWWRGPTAALRALARSAGLPRPSVRWRKLDGPYFGNAVSTLLHDGATAEVTLEGTTTDGALREVARRRLTDSAAAQPTPQPPQQAAGLAQ, from the coding sequence GTGACCGACGGCACAACCGCCGGTGGACCGGACCCGCAGCACCGGCCGGCGGCCGGCCCCCGGCTACTGATCGGGCCGTTGCTGCGGCGGGTGGTGGGCCGGCAGGCCACCATCTGGGTGGAGACCGACGCACCAGCCACGGTACGGGTCGCGACGACGGGCACGGCGGGCGGCTCGGCCCGCACCTTCAGCGCGTTCGGGCACCACTACGCGCTCGTGGTGGTCGACGGGCTGGCCCCCGGCTCCAGCCACCGCTACGAGGTCTTCCTCGACGACCGGCGGGTCTGGCCGGAACCGGACTCGCCGTACCCGGGCAGTGTGATCCGGACCCGGCGGGCCGACGACGGCGCCCAGCCGGTGCGGTTGATCTTCGGCTCCTGCCGGGAGACCACCCAGCACTCCACCGCCCGGCGGTTGCCGCCGGACGCGCTCGACGCGTACGCCCGGCGGCTGGCCGGCCTGGACCCGGCCGGCGGCGACTGGCCCGACCTGCTGCTCCTGCTCGGCGATCAGGTGTACGCCGACGAGACGTCGCCGGTGATCCGACGGTTCCTGCGGCGGCGGCGCCGACATCGTGGGCTGCCGCCCGGTGCCCCAGCCGACCAGGTGGTCAGCTTCCCCGAGTACACCCGGCTGTACCTGGAGTCGTGGCGGGACCCGGAGATCCGCTGGTTGCTGTCGACCGTCCCCAGCGTGATGATCTTCGACGACCACGAGGTGATCGACGACTGGAACACCTCGGCCGCCTGGCGGGCGCGGATGCTCGGCGAGCCCTGGTGGCCGGAGCGGATCAGCAGCGGACTCGCCTCCTACTGGGTCTACCAGCACCTGGGCAACCTGGCCCCGGACGAGGTCGCCGCCGACCCGGTGTTCCGGGCGGTCACCGCCGCCGACGACGCCACCGATGTGCTGCGCGAGTTCGGCGCCCGGGTGGACGCCGAGGCGGACGTCGCGCACGACCCGCAGCGCTGGTCGCAGGTGCAGTACCAGTGGAGCTTCTCGCTGGGCATCGGCCGGACCCGGGTGATCGTGCTGGACAACCGGTGCAGCCGGGTACTGCGGCCGGGGGCACGCAGCATGCTGCCGGCCGGTGAGTGGGCCTGGTTCACCGACCGGGCCCACGGCCGCTACGACCATCTGGTGGTCGGCGCGTCGCTGCCCTGGCTGATGCCGCCCGGCATCCACCACCTCGAGTCGTGGAACGAACGGCTGGCCGAGTCGCCCCGGCGGTGGGTCGCGGCGGCGTCGGAGTGGCTGCGCCAGGCCCTGGACCTGGAGCACTGGGCCGCGTTCCGGCGCTCCTTCGACGACCTTGGGCAACTGTTCGCCCGGGTCGGCGCGGGGCCGGCTGCCGTCGACGGGACGCAACCGGACCGGGTCGGCGCCGGGCCGGGCTATCCGCCGCCGGCCTCGATCAGCATGCTCTCCGGCGACGTGCACCACTCGTACGTGGCGCGGGCCGTGCTGCCGGGGCGGGTTCGCACCCCGGTGCACCAGCTCACCTGCTCACCGATCCACAACCAGGTGCCGGCGCTGATGCGGCCGTTGATGCGGTTGGGCTGGTGGCGGGGGCCGACGGCGGCGCTGCGGGCGCTGGCCCGCTCCGCCGGACTGCCAAGGCCGTCGGTGCGCTGGCGCAAGCTGGACGGCCCGTACTTCGGCAACGCGGTCAGCACGCTGCTGCACGACGGCGCGACGGCCGAGGTGACGCTGGAGGGCACGACGACCGACGGCGCGTTGCGTGAGGTGGCCCGCCGCCGGCTCACCGATTCGGCGGCGGCGCAGCCGACGCCGCAGCCTCCTCAGCAGGCTGCGGGGCTTGCGCAGTAG
- a CDS encoding aminoglycoside phosphotransferase family protein has protein sequence MTYRNQEPRLGRPYVTQQEIPLRGGNVSTVVRVGDTVRRNVGPWTPSVHALLRHLEYVGFTGSPRALGMDERNREVLSYVEGECGEYPLAPHWVSDEALVTVATMLRMFHDAQYGFNPPRSAVWRSFGPPPPDTEVICHHDAAPHNVIWRPDGTLALIDFDLASPGARIYDVAYAAWTWVPLFSDRDSYTLGWRHPDRPRRLRLFADAYGLIPRDRHRLVRTIRKRVVDHVEGIRRMAAAGDPAFVRIVHKGHLRRPMRDLRLLDYERHILEYALR, from the coding sequence GTGACGTACCGCAATCAGGAGCCACGTCTCGGGAGACCGTACGTGACCCAGCAGGAGATCCCACTGCGTGGCGGCAACGTCAGCACCGTGGTGCGGGTCGGAGACACCGTCCGGCGCAATGTCGGCCCGTGGACGCCCTCGGTGCACGCGCTGCTGCGGCATCTGGAGTACGTCGGGTTCACCGGCTCGCCCCGGGCTCTCGGCATGGACGAACGCAACCGCGAGGTCCTCTCCTACGTCGAGGGGGAGTGCGGCGAGTATCCGCTGGCGCCGCACTGGGTAAGCGACGAGGCGCTGGTCACCGTCGCGACGATGTTGCGGATGTTCCACGACGCCCAGTACGGGTTCAATCCGCCGCGTAGCGCGGTCTGGCGTTCGTTCGGCCCGCCGCCGCCGGACACCGAGGTGATCTGCCACCACGACGCGGCCCCGCACAACGTGATCTGGCGTCCGGACGGCACTCTCGCCCTGATCGACTTCGACCTGGCGTCGCCGGGGGCGCGGATCTACGACGTCGCGTACGCCGCGTGGACCTGGGTGCCGCTCTTCTCCGACCGGGACTCCTACACGCTGGGTTGGCGGCACCCGGACCGGCCGCGCCGGCTGCGGCTGTTCGCCGACGCGTACGGGCTGATCCCCCGCGACCGGCACCGGCTGGTCCGGACCATCCGTAAGCGGGTCGTCGACCACGTGGAAGGGATCCGGCGGATGGCCGCCGCCGGAGATCCGGCGTTCGTCCGGATCGTGCACAAGGGCCATCTCCGCCGGCCGATGCGGGACCTGCGGCTGCTCGACTACGAACGGCACATCCTGGAGTACGCGTTGCGCTGA
- the ftsY gene encoding signal recognition particle-docking protein FtsY, protein MDYLVLAAILLGVLLLAGLGLVVPRLRRQPPLPPAPPTPLGGEQPQERPPADADGERPVGVAVEERPVAPPAEPEQAPAEPVAPAPPTLERPEPTAGRLVRLRTRLSRSQGLLGKGLLNLLSRDRLDEEVWEEIEESLITADVGIEPTREIVDRLRERTRVLGTRSATELRTLLTEELVAALDPQLDRALNTGGEPSVVLVVGVNGAGKTTTCGKIARVLVADGRTVLLGAADTFRAAAADQLTTWASRVGAEVVRGPEGADPASVAFDAVKRGIDTKVDAVLIDTAGRLQNKIGLMDELGKVKRVVSKHGPVHETLLVLDATTGQNGLEQARVFTEAVEVTGVVLTKLDGTAKGGIVIAVQRKLGIPVKLVGLGEGPDDLAPFDPAQFVDALMGADPRGMDA, encoded by the coding sequence ATGGATTACCTCGTCCTCGCCGCGATCCTGCTCGGTGTGCTGCTGCTCGCCGGTCTGGGGCTGGTGGTGCCCCGGTTGCGCCGGCAGCCTCCGCTGCCGCCGGCACCGCCGACCCCGCTCGGCGGCGAGCAGCCGCAGGAGCGCCCACCGGCCGACGCCGACGGCGAGCGTCCGGTCGGCGTCGCCGTCGAGGAACGTCCGGTCGCGCCACCGGCCGAACCGGAGCAGGCGCCTGCGGAGCCGGTGGCGCCGGCCCCGCCGACCCTGGAACGCCCGGAACCCACGGCCGGACGGCTGGTCCGGCTGCGGACCCGGCTGTCCCGGTCGCAGGGCCTGCTCGGCAAGGGGCTGCTGAACCTGCTCTCCCGGGACCGGCTGGACGAGGAGGTCTGGGAGGAGATCGAGGAGAGCCTGATCACCGCGGACGTCGGCATCGAGCCGACCCGGGAGATCGTCGACCGGCTGCGGGAGCGTACCCGGGTCCTCGGCACCCGCAGCGCCACCGAGCTGCGGACGCTGCTCACCGAGGAGCTGGTCGCCGCGCTGGACCCGCAGCTCGACCGGGCGTTGAACACCGGCGGCGAGCCGAGCGTGGTGCTGGTCGTCGGGGTCAACGGGGCCGGCAAGACCACCACCTGCGGCAAGATCGCCCGGGTGCTGGTCGCCGACGGCCGTACCGTGCTGCTGGGTGCCGCCGACACGTTCCGGGCCGCCGCCGCCGACCAGCTGACCACCTGGGCCTCCCGGGTCGGGGCCGAGGTGGTCCGCGGCCCGGAGGGCGCGGACCCGGCCAGCGTCGCCTTCGACGCGGTGAAGCGGGGCATCGACACCAAGGTCGACGCGGTGCTGATCGACACCGCCGGCCGGTTGCAGAACAAGATCGGCCTGATGGACGAGCTCGGCAAGGTCAAGCGGGTGGTGAGCAAGCATGGTCCGGTGCACGAGACACTGCTCGTGCTGGACGCCACCACCGGGCAGAATGGGTTGGAGCAGGCCCGGGTGTTCACTGAGGCGGTGGAGGTGACCGGGGTGGTGCTGACCAAACTCGACGGCACCGCCAAGGGCGGTATCGTCATCGCGGTGCAGCGCAAGCTCGGCATTCCGGTCAAACTGGTCGGTCTCGGCGAAGGTCCGGACGACCTCGCCCCGTTCGATCCGGCGCAGTTCGTCGACGCCCTGATGGGCGCCGATCCACGTGGAATGGATGCGTAG
- a CDS encoding P-II family nitrogen regulator, whose amino-acid sequence MKLVTAVIKPYQLDAVKEALHALGVAGLTVSEVQGYGRQKGHTEVYRGAEYTVEFLPKIRIEVLTDEIDVEKVVDAVVTAARTGKIGDGKVWVTAVEDVIRVRTGERGLDAL is encoded by the coding sequence ATGAAGCTGGTGACCGCGGTCATCAAGCCGTACCAGCTCGACGCGGTCAAGGAGGCCCTGCACGCCCTCGGCGTCGCCGGCCTGACCGTGAGCGAGGTCCAGGGGTACGGACGTCAGAAGGGCCACACCGAGGTGTACCGGGGTGCCGAGTACACCGTCGAGTTCCTGCCGAAGATCCGGATCGAGGTGCTGACCGACGAGATCGACGTCGAGAAGGTCGTCGACGCGGTCGTCACGGCGGCCCGTACCGGAAAGATCGGCGACGGCAAGGTCTGGGTGACGGCCGTCGAGGACGTCATCCGGGTCCGCACCGGTGAGCGCGGTCTCGACGCGCTCTGA
- a CDS encoding [protein-PII] uridylyltransferase, translating to MTDGVGVRQRHAAGPGPSLSDGIGAAARVDRAAALDVWLTSLMPAGLTGIALVAVGGLGRLQCSPYSDLDLVLLHRGVAGMNEIAARLWYPIWDARLGLDHSVRTLPEALSVAHDDVKVALGLLDARHVAGDRELTAELQSAATDQWRRTAVRQLPALREVTEARWRTHGELAFLLEGDLKEAAGGLRDVGILRGIALAGIADSMRPAARAAHLRLLDTRDALHVAVGRRVDRLVAQERATVAGLLDLDDPDTLLRRVASDARTITHALDDAWRSADRLRSGRRRGGGPPVRRPVARDVVEHDGELVLARTAIGARPDPSLSLRVAAAAATSRLPIARATCEWLAAYCPPLPAPWPDAARAALITLLGAGPGLVPTWETCDRYGLVDGWLPEWPRMRSLPQHNPVHRFTLDRHLVQAAQEATAFTREVDRPDLLLLGAFLHDVGKGLPGDHSTVGAPVAARIAARTGLPPADVDMIDKLVRLHLLLPEVATRRDLSDPVTISQVAAAVGDTTTLGLLHGLARADALATGPAAWSDWKGRLIAELVRRVHTALDTGVLPEPPRPDPALVAGPLPAVHIDGDDRVAVAAADRHGLLAAVAGCLALHRLDVLTADASTVDGRALVEFRVQPRYGTPPDTIALTADLRRAVTGDVSVTQRLRGRALAARRAGADPRVVWHREAATDAVVLELRAADSAGLLYRVTSALDEAGAQVRAARISTLGGDVVDAFYLVGAGPDDAERARLEAAVLAAAG from the coding sequence ATGACCGACGGAGTCGGGGTCCGGCAGCGCCACGCGGCCGGCCCCGGCCCGTCGCTGTCCGACGGCATCGGTGCCGCCGCCCGCGTGGACCGGGCGGCGGCACTCGATGTCTGGCTTACCTCGCTGATGCCGGCCGGGCTGACCGGTATCGCCCTGGTGGCGGTCGGCGGACTCGGCCGGCTGCAGTGCTCCCCGTACAGCGATCTCGACCTGGTGCTGCTCCATCGTGGCGTCGCCGGCATGAACGAGATCGCCGCCCGCCTCTGGTACCCGATCTGGGACGCCCGCCTCGGGCTGGACCACTCGGTGCGTACCCTGCCGGAGGCGCTGTCCGTCGCCCACGACGACGTCAAGGTCGCGCTCGGCCTGCTCGACGCCCGGCACGTCGCCGGCGACCGGGAGCTCACCGCCGAGCTGCAGTCCGCCGCGACCGACCAGTGGCGGCGCACCGCCGTCCGCCAGTTGCCGGCGCTGCGCGAGGTCACCGAGGCCCGCTGGCGTACCCACGGCGAGCTGGCCTTCCTGCTGGAAGGCGATCTGAAGGAGGCCGCCGGCGGGCTGCGCGACGTCGGCATCCTGCGCGGCATCGCCCTGGCCGGCATCGCCGACAGCATGCGTCCGGCCGCCCGCGCGGCCCACCTGCGGCTGCTGGACACCCGCGACGCGCTGCACGTCGCCGTCGGCCGGCGGGTGGACCGGCTGGTGGCCCAGGAGCGCGCCACCGTCGCCGGGCTGCTCGACCTGGACGACCCGGACACCCTGCTGCGCCGGGTCGCCTCCGACGCGCGCACCATCACCCACGCCCTCGACGACGCCTGGCGCAGCGCCGACCGGCTGCGCTCGGGCCGGCGGCGCGGCGGCGGCCCGCCGGTGCGTCGGCCGGTGGCCCGCGACGTCGTCGAGCACGACGGTGAGCTGGTCCTCGCCCGGACCGCGATCGGGGCCCGCCCGGACCCCAGCCTGTCGCTGCGGGTCGCCGCGGCCGCCGCCACCAGCCGGCTGCCGATCGCCCGGGCGACCTGCGAGTGGCTCGCCGCGTACTGCCCGCCGCTGCCGGCGCCGTGGCCGGACGCGGCCCGGGCCGCGCTGATCACTCTGCTCGGCGCCGGTCCCGGTCTGGTACCCACCTGGGAGACCTGCGACCGGTACGGGCTGGTCGACGGCTGGTTGCCGGAGTGGCCCCGGATGCGCAGCCTGCCGCAGCACAACCCGGTGCACCGGTTCACCCTGGACCGGCACCTGGTTCAGGCGGCCCAGGAGGCGACCGCGTTCACCCGCGAGGTGGACCGGCCCGACCTGCTGCTGCTCGGCGCCTTCCTGCACGACGTGGGCAAGGGGCTGCCCGGCGACCACAGTACGGTCGGCGCGCCGGTCGCGGCGCGGATCGCCGCCCGGACCGGGCTGCCGCCGGCCGACGTCGACATGATCGACAAGCTGGTCCGGCTGCACCTGCTGCTGCCGGAGGTGGCCACCCGGCGTGACCTCAGCGACCCGGTGACGATCTCCCAGGTCGCCGCCGCGGTCGGCGACACCACCACGCTCGGCCTGCTGCACGGGCTGGCCCGCGCCGACGCCCTGGCGACCGGCCCGGCGGCCTGGTCGGACTGGAAGGGACGGCTGATCGCCGAACTGGTCCGCCGGGTACACACCGCGCTGGACACCGGGGTGCTTCCCGAGCCGCCGCGACCCGATCCGGCGCTGGTGGCGGGTCCGCTACCGGCCGTACATATCGACGGTGACGACCGGGTCGCGGTGGCCGCCGCGGACCGGCACGGCCTGCTCGCCGCAGTCGCCGGCTGCCTGGCCCTGCACCGGCTGGACGTGCTGACCGCCGACGCCTCCACGGTCGACGGGCGGGCGTTGGTCGAGTTCCGGGTCCAGCCCCGGTACGGCACCCCGCCGGACACCATCGCGCTCACCGCCGACCTGCGGCGGGCGGTCACCGGTGACGTGTCGGTCACCCAGCGGCTGCGGGGCCGGGCGCTCGCCGCCCGCCGGGCCGGGGCCGACCCCCGGGTGGTGTGGCACCGGGAGGCCGCCACCGACGCGGTGGTGCTGGAGCTGCGGGCGGCCGACTCGGCCGGCCTGCTCTACCGGGTGACCAGCGCGCTCGACGAGGCCGGCGCCCAGGTGCGGGCGGCCCGGATCTCCACCCTGGGCGGCGATGTGGTCGACGCTTTCTACCTGGTGGGGGCCGGCCCGGACGACGCCGAGCGGGCCCGACTCGAAGCCGCGGTGCTGGCCGCCGCCGGATGA
- a CDS encoding amidohydrolase family protein has product MPLHVRGVVLPEDRTRDLWLVGDRVTLHPVPGATTVVDGGFILPGLVDAHCHIGIARGGTPIGSLDDARRLAGVDRDAGVLALRDAGSPYPYPQLDDEPDLPRLARAGRHVAPPRRYLRDIGVEVSAEQLSDTVAEQARAGNGWVKLVGDWIERSAGDLAPAWSAEAMTDAIATAHRANARVAAHTFDEEAVRILVRAGVDSVEHGTGLSPDLIDEMARQRTALIPTMINIATFGGIADRAREKFPRYAAHMISLRDGFPEVVRAAHEAGVPIFVGTDAGGGIAHGRAADEMLTLHTEAGMPAEAVLAAASWGARDWLGFPGLVEGGLADLVVYPVDPRADLRVVRAPERIILRGRVLR; this is encoded by the coding sequence GTGCCGCTGCACGTCCGCGGGGTCGTGCTGCCCGAGGACCGGACCCGGGACCTGTGGCTGGTCGGCGACCGGGTGACGCTGCACCCGGTGCCCGGCGCGACCACCGTGGTCGACGGCGGCTTCATCCTGCCCGGCCTGGTTGACGCGCACTGCCACATCGGCATCGCCCGGGGCGGGACGCCGATCGGCTCGCTCGACGACGCCCGCCGGCTGGCCGGGGTCGACCGGGACGCCGGCGTACTGGCGCTGCGCGACGCCGGGTCGCCGTACCCGTACCCGCAACTCGACGACGAACCGGACCTGCCCCGGCTGGCCCGCGCCGGCCGGCACGTCGCGCCGCCCCGGCGCTACCTGCGCGACATCGGCGTGGAGGTGTCGGCAGAGCAGTTGTCCGACACGGTGGCCGAGCAGGCCAGGGCGGGCAACGGCTGGGTCAAGCTGGTCGGCGACTGGATCGAGCGGTCCGCCGGGGACCTCGCCCCGGCCTGGTCGGCGGAGGCGATGACCGACGCCATCGCCACCGCGCACCGGGCCAACGCCCGGGTCGCCGCGCACACCTTCGACGAGGAGGCGGTACGGATCCTGGTCCGGGCCGGGGTCGACTCGGTCGAGCACGGCACCGGGCTGAGCCCTGACCTGATCGACGAGATGGCCCGCCAGCGGACCGCGCTGATTCCGACGATGATCAACATCGCGACGTTCGGCGGGATCGCCGACCGGGCCCGGGAGAAGTTCCCCCGGTACGCCGCCCACATGATCAGCCTGCGGGACGGGTTCCCCGAGGTGGTACGCGCCGCGCACGAAGCCGGCGTACCGATCTTCGTCGGCACCGATGCCGGTGGCGGCATCGCCCATGGCCGGGCCGCCGACGAGATGCTCACCCTGCACACCGAGGCGGGCATGCCGGCCGAGGCGGTGCTGGCCGCCGCCTCCTGGGGTGCCCGGGACTGGCTCGGCTTCCCTGGCCTGGTCGAGGGCGGGCTCGCCGACCTGGTCGTGTATCCGGTGGACCCGCGTGCCGACCTGCGGGTGGTCCGCGCACCCGAGCGGATTATCCTGCGCGGGCGGGTGCTGCGCTGA
- the ffh gene encoding signal recognition particle protein, producing MFDTLSDRLSGIFGKLRGKGRLTDADIDATAREIRLALLEADVALPVVKAFIGRVKERARGSEVSQALNPAQQVIKIVHEELVGVLGGEQRRLRFAKQPPTVIMLAGLQGSGKTTLAGKLSNWLKAQGHQPLLVAADLQRPNAVGQLQVLGGRAGVEVFAPEPGNGVGDPVAVAKASIEHARRSARDVVIVDTAGRLGIDAEMMAQAAAIRDAVDPDEVIFVIDAMVGQDAVRTAEAFRDGVGITGVVLSKLDGDARGGAALSVRQVTGEPILFASTGEKLSDFDVFHPDRMASRILGMGDVLTLIEQAEQAFDADQKEKMTAKLMGGEQFTLEDFLDQLIAVRRMGPIANVLAMMPGMGQMKDQLAEVDDKHFDKVTAIIRSMTPGERTNPKIINGSRRARIANGSGVTVMDVNQLLNRFAEAQKMMKQMGGMMGLPGGGRRKATKSPKNKRKGNKGGNRGGGARQRGGGGVPAGFPGGMPQLPPGLDPNALGGGDGLPPGFKLPKIDFNKLNKREKG from the coding sequence GTGTTTGACACTTTGAGTGATCGACTGTCCGGGATCTTCGGCAAGCTCCGGGGCAAAGGTCGGCTCACCGACGCCGACATCGACGCGACCGCCCGGGAGATCCGGCTGGCGCTGCTGGAGGCGGACGTCGCGCTGCCGGTGGTGAAGGCGTTCATCGGCCGGGTCAAGGAGCGCGCCCGCGGCTCCGAGGTCTCCCAGGCGCTCAACCCGGCCCAGCAGGTCATCAAGATCGTGCACGAGGAGCTGGTCGGGGTCCTCGGCGGCGAGCAGCGCCGGCTCCGGTTCGCCAAGCAGCCGCCAACGGTGATCATGCTGGCCGGGCTGCAGGGTTCCGGCAAGACCACCCTCGCCGGCAAACTGTCCAACTGGCTCAAGGCGCAGGGGCACCAGCCGCTGCTGGTCGCCGCCGACCTGCAACGCCCGAACGCGGTCGGCCAGCTGCAGGTCCTCGGCGGGCGGGCCGGGGTCGAAGTGTTCGCCCCGGAGCCCGGCAACGGGGTCGGCGACCCGGTGGCGGTCGCCAAGGCGTCGATCGAGCACGCCCGCCGGTCGGCGCGCGACGTCGTCATCGTCGACACCGCCGGCCGGCTCGGCATCGACGCCGAGATGATGGCCCAGGCGGCCGCGATCCGCGACGCGGTCGACCCGGACGAGGTCATCTTCGTCATCGACGCGATGGTCGGGCAGGACGCGGTCCGTACCGCCGAGGCGTTCCGCGACGGCGTCGGCATCACCGGCGTGGTGCTGTCCAAGCTCGACGGCGACGCGCGCGGTGGTGCGGCGCTGTCCGTCCGGCAGGTCACCGGCGAACCGATCCTGTTCGCCTCCACCGGGGAGAAGCTGTCCGACTTCGACGTCTTCCACCCGGACCGGATGGCCAGCCGGATCCTCGGCATGGGCGACGTGCTCACTCTGATCGAGCAGGCCGAGCAGGCCTTCGACGCCGATCAGAAGGAGAAGATGACCGCCAAGCTGATGGGCGGCGAGCAGTTCACCCTGGAGGATTTCCTCGACCAGCTCATCGCGGTGCGCCGGATGGGGCCGATCGCCAACGTGCTGGCCATGATGCCCGGCATGGGGCAGATGAAGGACCAGCTGGCCGAGGTCGACGACAAGCACTTCGACAAGGTCACCGCGATCATCCGCTCGATGACGCCCGGGGAGCGGACCAACCCGAAGATCATCAACGGGTCGCGCCGGGCCCGGATCGCCAACGGCTCCGGGGTCACCGTGATGGACGTCAACCAGCTGCTCAACCGCTTCGCCGAGGCGCAGAAGATGATGAAGCAGATGGGCGGGATGATGGGTCTGCCCGGTGGCGGGCGGCGCAAGGCGACCAAGTCGCCGAAGAACAAGCGCAAGGGGAACAAGGGCGGTAACCGTGGCGGCGGTGCCCGCCAGCGCGGCGGCGGCGGGGTGCCGGCCGGCTTCCCGGGCGGGATGCCGCAGCTGCCGCCCGGCCTCGACCCGAACGCGCTGGGTGGCGGCGACGGTCTGCCGCCCGGCTTCAAGCTTCCCAAGATCGACTTCAACAAGTTGAACAAGCGGGAGAAAGGCTGA
- a CDS encoding ammonium transporter: MTPGLALFYGGMTRSKSVLNMMMMSFGAIGLVSLLWVFYGYSIAFGEDVGGVTGDLSMAGLRGMLESGSEGGIPDLLFVVFQMMFAIITVALISGAIADRAKFGAWLLFAGLWATLVYFPVAHWVWGGGWIFELGVLDFAGGTAVHINAGAAALALALVLGKRVGWPKDKFKPHNLPMVLLGAGLLWFGWFGFNAGSAVAANGTAAVAFINTQVATAAAVLGWIVVEWFRDGKPTTLGAASGAIAGLVAITPACAFLEPLGAIALGIIAGVVCALAVGLKYKLGYDDSLDVVAVHMIGGIIGSLLIGFLAVEVVAGEGNAGLIYGGGIDLLGLQALGVVAVLVYSFVVAYIIGFAIEKTIGFRASADAEVEGIDTAEHAESAYEFGSTSGGGFAAAGIGKAPAGSGESAPVSEKVAG, from the coding sequence ATGACGCCCGGATTGGCGCTGTTCTATGGTGGCATGACGCGGTCCAAGTCCGTGCTCAACATGATGATGATGAGCTTCGGCGCGATCGGCCTGGTCAGCCTGCTGTGGGTCTTCTACGGCTACAGCATCGCCTTCGGCGAGGACGTCGGCGGCGTCACCGGTGACCTCTCCATGGCCGGCCTGCGCGGCATGCTCGAGTCGGGCTCCGAGGGCGGCATCCCGGACCTGCTGTTCGTCGTCTTCCAGATGATGTTCGCGATCATCACCGTCGCACTGATCAGCGGTGCGATCGCGGACCGGGCGAAGTTCGGCGCCTGGCTGCTCTTCGCCGGCCTGTGGGCCACCCTGGTCTACTTCCCGGTCGCGCACTGGGTGTGGGGCGGTGGCTGGATCTTCGAGCTCGGCGTCCTCGACTTCGCCGGTGGTACCGCGGTGCACATCAACGCCGGTGCCGCGGCGCTTGCGCTGGCCCTGGTGCTCGGCAAGCGGGTCGGCTGGCCGAAGGACAAGTTCAAGCCGCACAACCTGCCGATGGTCCTGCTCGGCGCCGGCCTGCTGTGGTTCGGCTGGTTCGGCTTCAACGCCGGATCCGCGGTCGCCGCCAACGGCACCGCCGCGGTCGCCTTCATCAACACCCAGGTGGCCACCGCGGCCGCCGTCCTGGGCTGGATCGTCGTCGAGTGGTTCCGCGACGGCAAGCCGACCACCCTCGGCGCCGCCTCCGGTGCGATCGCCGGTCTGGTCGCCATCACCCCGGCCTGTGCCTTCCTGGAGCCGCTCGGGGCGATCGCGCTCGGCATCATCGCCGGTGTGGTCTGCGCCCTGGCGGTCGGCCTGAAGTACAAGCTTGGGTATGACGACTCGCTCGACGTGGTCGCCGTGCACATGATCGGCGGCATCATCGGCTCGCTGCTGATCGGCTTCCTGGCCGTCGAGGTGGTCGCCGGAGAGGGCAACGCCGGACTCATCTACGGCGGTGGCATCGACCTGCTCGGTCTGCAGGCGCTCGGTGTGGTCGCGGTGCTGGTCTACTCGTTCGTCGTCGCCTACATCATCGGCTTCGCGATCGAGAAGACCATCGGCTTCCGGGCCAGCGCCGACGCCGAGGTCGAGGGCATCGACACCGCCGAGCACGCGGAGAGTGCCTACGAGTTCGGTAGCACCTCGGGTGGCGGGTTCGCCGCCGCCGGCATCGGGAAGGCGCCCGCCGGTTCGGGCGAGTCCGCACCGGTCAGCGAAAAGGTCGCCGGTTAA